In Carassius carassius chromosome 14, fCarCar2.1, whole genome shotgun sequence, the genomic stretch GGAACACCATACTGGTTAGTCTTGCACTGAATCATGAGATCTGTCACTACGTAAGAACAGAGCTGTGAATATGGCACATAATAAGCTTCTTTATTCTCAATTTTTCAAaatcccctccctctctctctctctcttaaatgtAAGGATGGCACCCGAGGTGGTGATGTGTGAGACGTCGAAGGACAGACCGTATGACTACAAAGCAGACATCTGGTCCCTGGGGGTGACTCTGATCGAGCTGGCACAGATCGAGCCGCCTAACCACGAGATGAACCCAATGAGAGTCCTGCTAAAAATAGCAAAGTCTGAGCCCCCCACACTTGCAATTCCATCACGATGGTGAGAGTTATGACTCACAGCGCCGTTATCTTCCACATGTGTCAATAATGAAGCAAAATGTGATTTAAGAATATAAACTATATTGATTGTTTCCGAGGACAGAATTTTTCAGTgagttcatattttatattttgaaaaattttgAAAACTTTTAACTGATATGATAAATCACCTCCcaactgaaaaatgaaaaatccaGGCTGGAGGTTATTGAGCTGATGAATCATGCAAGCAGTATCCCACCCAAAGTCCTAACACATGGTCAGCCTAGAACTGCATAGCCTGTTGCTTTATAGTTTTGACTGTAATACCCCAAATGAAGAGCCCTTTCACAAGTAGCACAGAGTTCATATTTGTTCATCCGCTCATTTAAACAGGTCTCCTGAGTTCAGTGATTTCCTGCAGAAAGCACTGGATAAAAATGTAGACAACAGGTGGAGTGCACTGCAGCTCTTACAGGTTGGGCCATCTTGTATTTCTTGATGCAGTTCAGTTTAAAGGTGATAATTAAAACGTACAAGATAGTGATCAGCCATGGTCTGCTTTCAGCATCCATTTGTTTCAAATGTGATGGATAACAAACCAGTGCGAGAGCTGATTGCTGAGGCTAAAGCCGAAGTGTTTGAGGAGTTTGAAGAGGgcaaagaggaagaggaagaagaagagccAGAGTCCCAGCTGGTATGAACACAACCACTTTAAGAACATAGAAACCCATTCAGAGAATTTAAAATTGTCATGATAATATGGTGCCATTGTTTCCAGACAGAATCCTTTGATTATCTGCAGGCACAGCACACAGTATTTTGTTGCTGCAGTCACTTTGTCTGTTTTGTATGAGTAGGTGGTGTCTGGACACAAATGTGCATTATCGGACACCAGCGTTGGCAGCTTGGAGGATGAGAGGCAGTATCAGAACACATCAACTCTCGAGTCAGTCACAGAGAAGGCTGAACCTGAAAGAAAGCCCAGTTCAGAGGATCAAGTTAGTGATAATACCTCTGACATGATGGCGGATGCCAGCAAACCCAACCATGCTAAGGATGAGAAGGTAAAGGAGGTCAGTCCATCAGACACCAGCACTGAGGAATCACGTTCTGGTGAGAAGGCTATTTCAAAACACAAAGAATCTCCCACACCTGTGACCACAGAAGTAGAAATTTCTGGTCAGCCAAATCCTCGTGTGTCAAATGACACTGTCCTCCAAGAGATCGTAACCGTCAGTGAGGAAACTGGGGAGGATGAAAAGAAGGAAGTGAAGGTGGAAGAGCCaccaaagaagaaaaaagaagagtGTAAAGAAACACAGCAAGAAGCCAAAATGCAAAACACCACAGATGACGAAGACAAACCTACCCTGCCTTCAGATATAGCTGAACCAGAGAACAAATCTGATGGGGTTACTGAAGAAGCTATCACAGAACCAATTGAGGTTGCAGAAAAAACCGAAGACAAaattgagaaagagaaagaaatgaataaaaagaaaccaaCAGAAGAGTTAGAGGAGGAGCAAACTGAAATTTCACCAGATGTTTCTACAGAAGAGGTAAAGGAGGATCTTCCTCCAGTGGCAACAGTGGACCAAGAAAAAGCTGGAGATAAGTGTGAGAGTTCAGAACCCAAAGACGATCTTGCAACCAAGGGGGTAGATGTAGTAGAGGAAAAAATTGTGAATGAATTCCCTGTTGTTGTCATCAATGGTATAAGAGAAGAGGAGGTCAGCGCAACGGAGGAACCTCAAGAAGCCCATGAAGACAGACCAGAGATCCAGGAAGCATCTACCATGCCTGAGAGTGACCAGAATGCAGAGGTAGCGAAACCTGATGTTGAAAAGGAGAAAGACTCTGACTCGGGCCTCAGTTCTGCTGCAGATACTAACAGCATTGACATTAATCTGTCAATCTCCAGCTTTCTCTCCAAAAGCAAAGAAGGATCTCTTTCAGTACAGGTACATATAACTCTGCCCAGATGTGCTTAAAATCAAGGTCCTGGAAGAAAATATCTTCATTAAACTTTATTCAATCCCACAGGATATCAAGCGCCAGAAGAAAACACTGAAAAAGACTCGCAAGTTTATGGTCGACGGGGTGGAAGTCAGTGTCACCACATCCAAGATGGTCACCGACAATGACACTAAGAGTGAGGAACTGAGATTTTATAGGTATATAAACTGTTAGTTACGGTTTCTAGTTATTTTGCAATAGGCAAATGATAGTGTATCTAATAAtgcataaatcatattttagatGGTCAGAAAATGTCTgacatttgttgttctgtagGCGTCAGGAGTTACGAGAACTGAGGTTGCTGCAAAAAGAGGAGAAAAGAGCTCAACAGCAGCTTAGCGATAAACTGCAGCAGCAGAAAGAGCAGCTCTTCAGGCGCTTCGAGCAGGAAATGACGGTCAGCACCCTCTTTCCTTCATTAGTTTTGTCTACAATCAACATTGTAATCCATTGTAATCGGCAAGGCATATCGAGTTAGGCAAGCTCAAGTTAACATGCTTTCGTGGTCTGTAACAGTAATTCAGTAttcctctttctcactctctctttagGGGAAGAAGCGTCAGTATGACCAAGAGGTGGAGAACCTAGAGAAACAGCAGAAACAGACCATAGAGCGTTTGGAGCAGGACCACACCAACCGGCTAAGAGATGAGGCCAAGAGGATCAAAGCAGAGCAGGACAAGGAGCTCTCCAAGTTCCAGAACATGCTGAAGAACCGCAAAAAAGAGGTAACCGAGAAAGAGAGATGCAGAGTCGGATGCACTGTATTTGCTTTGCATGTATTAGTTCACCAGGCCATGAACTGTTAATTGTTGGTACTGAGGATGAGCATTTAGAGTAATTTAAAAGCCAAGTACAATAACACTTAAAAAATTAGTTTACACTAATTTATCTTTAAGTTAAAAATTGAATATTCACTTATGCTAAGCTATTTCATAAATTGGTGTTAAAAAAATCTTTCATCTCaacatttgctttttttatttattagcaaGTTGTCACAATTTCAaaacgcggaaaagctgaacagagtagctggttactcgcgcgctgtattcggtgcgcacgagagagagagccgcgtatcacggacagcgacactgaatcgagctctcttctgcgaagttctcctcgaagtccctcctgcacctgaacgaacaaatacaaatcgcagtttgaacaaacaaaaagatgggaaagagcccaattcagtactcgcggtgttctggtgttcagggctcacgcagagagaggcgtctcaaaacgcttgaacaccgaTGTGATGAGGTTCGGCTCAGTAATGATAAGGAAGGAAGAAGACGGGGGTCGGCTTGAGGCTGGGACTCTCGTTTTATTATAAAAACAGCAAACAATAGTGCGCACCAAGCGCGTTCAGTGTGCCCTTGCACAAAACTACTCAATAACTCAGACTTCTTGTCGTTGTCACTCCCAGCATCACCTACGAGGTCCcagcttgtctctctctctctctctgtcgtgcTCCGGCTTATATCcggtctctccacgccaattactgaaatcaAACACACGTGTTCATCATTTGCACTTGACCTACTTATGCCTCGCTGTGCTCCGTCGTCTCTCTCCCGTTACAGACTCTGCCAAACCACGCCCCCCTCGCCACaaccgaatttgcttatttttgctcttgtgccgaaaaatacatacaaaatatgtcaaaatatccatcttggaaattttggaaataatttggaaatattatattggatgcgttcatcgtctcttaaagtgaccgcgcctaatttagcttctagctgctgtaatgttaatccaagaaaatgaaaatgaaagtcactcactgctcttgactgaattactttgtagttttaacagtcaaaccaaaaattattcagacaccagatataatttttgatatatatagcaaaactgtaataatgtgagaaatgttgaccgtgtctgaataaatgtaggtttgattgtatatttcattttttcattgaagactatccagtgctattttacatttaattatttggtttctgtaccttgacacctacaaacttgaaaaaaaacttaaacattgtgtaaatagcacaaataaataaaaataaacgaacataccaattaaacaatttcaaatagGGCCCACTGGTATAACCTTCActgggtccccgctgaccccagctacggccctgctcacgcctgtttcacacatactccgtctgcagtgcgtatgcagtccgtgtgcgttactcgatgtgctttcacacagcacgcgtttgcagttcgctactcggtacgtaaagatcgctgcactgctgcagatgcaccgCTACTGGAATGCAACTGGagtccgttaacatgggtgcgtaaaaaaaaataggcaacgcatacacactgcagacgaagtatgtgtgaaacaggcgtaaggttgtttgcaccttgtgcaatgtggaattagtttacagctttttcaaacactttgtgatgcattttggaaacaggagatgagacccttttctaatgcaccacctagcttgataaaccccttctcaaagacttactgtttgtcaattttatttgggtaacacacatattctgaatgccttcgtcAGAATTCGAAtcagccattttaatctagattaatctagattaactttaaaatcacagtgagattaatctagattaaaaaaattaattaattaatttttttaatatatatatatatatatatatatatatatatatatatatatatatatatatatgtatatatatatatatatataggtggtttaACAATACACACATTTGTATTGAACCATTCGGTACGCATAACAAACCGAACAATTCGTGGAATAATCCTATTACATATGGAAACTAAAAGAGCTATaagtgtgtgaaatataatgTTCTCAGCAAGGTAGTCCAAACGACATAACATCATGCTGTCTGCCCAGTGATAACCTCCCCTTGCTTGGGTGCATTGAAAGATGATGATGAAAACAACAGTTATTGGCAATAGGcccattaaagctgcagtcggtaacttttgacgctctagcggttaataaacagaactgcttgcgtcttgcggaagaacattgtagccggagctacttctcactgtttatgtctatgaagaatcacaaaggtaccgggttactccgccgcagtacccccgaagcaatctaaaatagtccgaatataaacacttattatagatgtaccctagtgattcaggacaggctaaaaacaaggtttggaaaatggattcatggtgtactcgcttattatatacattttgtaaatcttgaacacaaaaaaagttatggaccccgcagctctgattggttgtttcttaccgggagtggtgaatttctgcaaatggcaataggaccactgggaggagccagaggagcttgatttttttcacagattatctgtctcatattctactgtcaggacataatgacaggtttcacaaatacatttttacaaaagttacctacttcagctttaaaaggatttggcatttccaattaatgtaggcctgttacattcttatttttattaggcttgttattattatgaagttgcttttaataataaattacaatgaaaattaaattGCCCCGCAGTATTAGCCTACCGCATAACTGATGCGCTGCGAGGATAACAAAAGATTAGGCTAATTActcttcaaataaaatgtttaaaaaaggtctttatacaattaattatagtcctataattaaaatattaactctGCAGTCATCAGTTAATAAAAtctatgaataataaataataataaaatctttagCCTATTTCAAGCACTACCAAAAACAAGACTtcaagactttcaaaaacaacctgtttaacatgaaatacatttcttgtctttttttcacTATGTACGGGCCACAAGAGAAATgttaaggaaataaataaaaacagttagcTGTATACCGTTATCAGCATATGTTGAAGTAGAGTCTTCTCTCGTTGTCTCTGAGAGAATATAAGATGAAtcaccttcgataatgaacgcaatattgcatagcttgtcagtgatctactacagctctgtctattaagtgctgctccatttgaaagcaggtgatggtgatttaacaataatcacggaaccagatttactgactagatgcacatgatcatatcattagatatatcacccagccctagtcAGATGCCGAAAGCTCCATCATTACTCCTtcattgcatttttactttcactttctgcaTAGAGAATTGACTAAGATGTGTTACCTGCATAACTCTTGTTatgtttaaacattgtttaaacatAAACAAGTTTAAACATTGCTTGTGGATATCTAGTGGCTCGCCTTTatggtttaaaacagaaatatttccaaCATTGCGACGTAAGCAATTACACCCCCAACCCCCGTAACGAAAACACACACCGAACCATGACACCACTGTGCCGtatcaaaccgaaccgtgaatttacatatatataagtgctgtcaaacgattaatcgtgaccaaaataaaagttttttgtttacataatatgtgtgtacactgtgaatatttattatatataaataaaaacaaacacgtgcatgcatatatttaagaaaaatgttatgtttacaaattaaatatatttatatataatatataaaataagaatataaatgtataaacgtaaatattttcaaaatatatactgcatgtgtttgtatgtgtgcatatttatcatttgacagcactaaatatatatatttaaattttattagagTGTATAGCAGGCAAAGGTGACAATGTATTTGTAAGTTGCATTTGCTAGACAACTAGTTTGAAGAATGAGTACTTGACTGATGGATTACTCATGATCATCCCTAATTAGTATGCttttagcatctttttttttcattcttgatTTCTGGGGATGCAAATGCCAATCAGACACTATCGTTTCGCTACTGTACATTGGCAGCTTTGCTTCTGAATCACAATGCAGCTTCAAGTGGAATTGATTTCTTCATCTCTCCTCTTAGACACATCTCAGCTGTGTCTCCTGCTTTCATATTCAGACTTGTAAATGCAAAGCAGTTCTTTTCTTATCATGTTATGTTTGCTTTACGAAACTCTGGCTCTCACATTCAATTATCTTCATCCTCATAGAGGCTGCAGGGACTGCTTTAAAGGTTAATTGGGTGCTAAGCAATGGCTCAGTAGGAAAATAAAGGCTATTTTCATTCCATCTCATCTTCCTCCTGCTGGTGTTTTCAAATGGAGGGATTTCAGTGCATGCATGACTTCATAATAGGGAGTCTAGTGTGGATCTGTGACTGGTCTTGTTTGCTTTTACGTGGTGCATGGTGAATTTGCTGTCAAAGTCattaacattataataaaacaGATGTTCGTCGTCTCTGCATTATCAGGAAGCATGATACATGCTCAGAGCATTTGGCAAACTGTAAATTAGCACTATTAGAGTCtctcttattttctttctttttctttttggttttggtttttctTTGGTACTTGTAATAGACAGCTTGCTCTTCTCTAATGCTGCCATATGCATGAACAGAGTGCCTTAATGGATTTAGATAAGAAAATGTCtcgttttctctccctctctgtctccctTTCATGACACTGTtcaaatatttcttgatatttattatttctaCCTATCAAGTgatgacattattatttttattgagagCAAGTTCCAtttaaaatgtactgtttttgATATTATGCTTTTGTAAATGTCACTAATTATGTTGCCTGTGTGAGTGTGATGTAATGAGTGGAGATCAGTGCTGTGGTGAAGGGCCTCTTCTCTTGATAGGAACACACTGTAT encodes the following:
- the slka gene encoding STE20-like serine/threonine-protein kinase isoform X1; the protein is MSFFNFRKIFKLGTEKKKKQYEHVHRDINPEEVWEIVGELGDGAFGKVYKAQNKQTGILAAAKVIDTKTEEELEDYMVEIDILASCDHQYIVKLLDAFYYESKLWILIEFCAGGAVDAVMLELERALTEPQIRVVCKHTLEALAYLHENKIIHRDLKAGNILFTSDGEVKLADFGVSAKNTKTLQRRDSFIGTPYWMAPEVVMCETSKDRPYDYKADIWSLGVTLIELAQIEPPNHEMNPMRVLLKIAKSEPPTLAIPSRWSPEFSDFLQKALDKNVDNRWSALQLLQHPFVSNVMDNKPVRELIAEAKAEVFEEFEEGKEEEEEEEPESQLVVSGHKCALSDTSVGSLEDERQYQNTSTLESVTEKAEPERKPSSEDQVSDNTSDMMADASKPNHAKDEKVKEVSPSDTSTEESRSGEKAISKHKESPTPVTTEVEISGQPNPRVSNDTVLQEIVTVSEETGEDEKKEVKVEEPPKKKKEECKETQQEAKMQNTTDDEDKPTLPSDIAEPENKSDGVTEEAITEPIEVAEKTEDKIEKEKEMNKKKPTEELEEEQTEISPDVSTEEVKEDLPPVATVDQEKAGDKCESSEPKDDLATKGVDVVEEKIVNEFPVVVINGIREEEVSATEEPQEAHEDRPEIQEASTMPESDQNAEVAKPDVEKEKDSDSGLSSAADTNSIDINLSISSFLSKSKEGSLSVQDIKRQKKTLKKTRKFMVDGVEVSVTTSKMVTDNDTKSEELRFYRRQELRELRLLQKEEKRAQQQLSDKLQQQKEQLFRRFEQEMTGKKRQYDQEVENLEKQQKQTIERLEQDHTNRLRDEAKRIKAEQDKELSKFQNMLKNRKKEVKQEVGMSPKHLRKELMKRLKEDLAVVQHEEEQEFLQKQQQELDGALKKIIQQHKLEIATIERDCLNHKQQLMRAREAAMWELEERHLQEKHQLLKQQLKDQYFMQRHQLLKRHDQEKEQMQGYNQRLIEEMKNRQAQEKTRLPKIQRSEAKTRMAMFKTSLRITGTGTPEQDREKIKQFATQEDKRQKIERLHQHQKHENQMRDLQLQCDSNIRELQQMQNEKCHLLIEHETQKLKELDEEHGQELKDWREKLRPRKKALEEEFTRKMQEQEVFFKMSGESECLNPTAQSRVSKFYPIPSVHSSSS
- the slka gene encoding STE20-like serine/threonine-protein kinase isoform X2; protein product: MSFFNFRKIFKLGTEKKKKQYEHVHRDINPEEVWEIVGELGDGAFGKVYKAQNKQTGILAAAKVIDTKTEEELEDYMVEIDILASCDHQYIVKLLDAFYYESKLWILIEFCAGGAVDAVMLELERALTEPQIRVVCKHTLEALAYLHENKIIHRDLKAGNILFTSDGEVKLADFGVSAKNTKTLQRRDSFIGTPYWMAPEVVMCETSKDRPYDYKADIWSLGVTLIELAQIEPPNHEMNPMRVLLKIAKSEPPTLAIPSRWSPEFSDFLQKALDKNVDNRWSALQLLQHPFVSNVMDNKPVRELIAEAKAEVFEEFEEGKEEEEEEEPESQLVVSGHKCALSDTSVGSLEDERQYQNTSTLESVTEKAEPERKPSSEDQVSDNTSDMMADASKPNHAKDEKVKEVSPSDTSTEESRSGEKAISKHKESPTPVTTEVEISGQPNPRVSNDTVLQEIVTVSEETGEDEKKEVKVEEPPKKKKEECKETQQEAKMQNTTDDEDKPTLPSDIAEPENKSDGVTEEAITEPIEVAEKTEDKIEKEKEMNKKKPTEELEEEQTEISPDVSTEEVKEDLPPVATVDQEKAGDKCESSEPKDDLATKGVDVVEEKIVNEFPVVVINGIREEEVSATEEPQEAHEDRPEIQEASTMPESDQNAEVAKPDVEKEKDSDSGLSSAADTNSIDINLSISSFLSKSKEGSLSVQDIKRQKKTLKKTRKFMVDGVEVSVTTSKMVTDNDTKSEELRFYRRQELRELRLLQKEEKRAQQQLSDKLQQQKEQLFRRFEQEMTGKKRQYDQEVENLEKQQKQTIERLEQDHTNRLRDEAKRIKAEQDKELSKFQNMLKNRKKEGVAQVMIQSFQLSSCALFNAQMQDEQEFLQKQQQELDGALKKIIQQHKLEIATIERDCLNHKQQLMRAREAAMWELEERHLQEKHQLLKQQLKDQYFMQRHQLLKRHDQEKEQMQGYNQRLIEEMKNRQAQEKTRLPKIQRSEAKTRMAMFKTSLRITGTGTPEQDREKIKQFATQEDKRQKIERLHQHQKHENQMRDLQLQCDSNIRELQQMQNEKCHLLIEHETQKLKELDEEHGQELKDWREKLRPRKKALEEEFTRKMQEQEVFFKMSGESECLNPTAQSRVSKFYPIPSVHSSSS
- the slka gene encoding STE20-like serine/threonine-protein kinase isoform X3, which translates into the protein MSFFNFRKIFKLGTEKKKKQYEHVHRDINPEEVWEIVGELGDGAFGKVYKAQNKQTGILAAAKVIDTKTEEELEDYMVEIDILASCDHQYIVKLLDAFYYESKLWILIEFCAGGAVDAVMLELERALTEPQIRVVCKHTLEALAYLHENKIIHRDLKAGNILFTSDGEVKLADFGVSAKNTKTLQRRDSFIGTPYWMAPEVVMCETSKDRPYDYKADIWSLGVTLIELAQIEPPNHEMNPMRVLLKIAKSEPPTLAIPSRWSPEFSDFLQKALDKNVDNRWSALQLLQHPFVSNVMDNKPVRELIAEAKAEVFEEFEEGKEEEEEEEPESQLVVSGHKCALSDTSVGSLEDERQYQNTSTLESVTEKAEPERKPSSEDQVSDNTSDMMADASKPNHAKDEKVKEVSPSDTSTEESRSGEKAISKHKESPTPVTTEVEISGQPNPRVSNDTVLQEIVTVSEETGEDEKKEVKVEEPPKKKKEECKETQQEAKMQNTTDDEDKPTLPSDIAEPENKSDGVTEEAITEPIEVAEKTEDKIEKEKEMNKKKPTEELEEEQTEISPDVSTEEVKEDLPPVATVDQEKAGDKCESSEPKDDLATKGVDVVEEKIVNEFPVVVINGIREEEVSATEEPQEAHEDRPEIQEASTMPESDQNAEVAKPDVEKEKDSDSGLSSAADTNSIDINLSISSFLSKSKEGSLSVQDIKRQKKTLKKTRKFMVDGVEVSVTTSKMVTDNDTKSEELRFYRRQELRELRLLQKEEKRAQQQLSDKLQQQKEQLFRRFEQEMTGKKRQYDQEVENLEKQQKQTIERLEQDHTNRLRDEAKRIKAEQDKELSKFQNMLKNRKKEEQEFLQKQQQELDGALKKIIQQHKLEIATIERDCLNHKQQLMRAREAAMWELEERHLQEKHQLLKQQLKDQYFMQRHQLLKRHDQEKEQMQGYNQRLIEEMKNRQAQEKTRLPKIQRSEAKTRMAMFKTSLRITGTGTPEQDREKIKQFATQEDKRQKIERLHQHQKHENQMRDLQLQCDSNIRELQQMQNEKCHLLIEHETQKLKELDEEHGQELKDWREKLRPRKKALEEEFTRKMQEQEVFFKMSGESECLNPTAQSRVSKFYPIPSVHSSSS